One region of Enterobacter ludwigii genomic DNA includes:
- a CDS encoding fimbrial protein — MKTMKFLLLLCFFVGWNYAHAGTCMTIVPQTSTLSVGTLTVQRDAPVGTVIFSGAASGTGSYLTGCTNPLMLGFSMRYNGATLSTYGNHVYNTNVSGIGIRFSSNNYFENPSNTFSYNAQTSYVDWYGGKIELVVTGLVSSGALTPGVIGVVTLQGSDAIYRDGLTTQLSSGTINALACTINTPQLTFAIGNIPTSSFNAGVGTSPAGAQNTQNLGLNCSTGTNINVTLSGIQNPDISNTSVMALTGQGNTGTAKGVGVQLIYNGTPLAMNSRLLLKQSTGGVETLPLTARYYQTQGTVQSGTANASATLNITYQ; from the coding sequence ATGAAAACGATGAAATTTTTGCTGTTGCTGTGTTTTTTTGTGGGCTGGAATTATGCCCACGCCGGGACGTGCATGACGATCGTTCCGCAGACGTCTACGCTGTCGGTGGGCACCCTCACCGTGCAGCGCGATGCGCCTGTTGGAACGGTGATATTCTCCGGTGCTGCGTCGGGCACCGGATCGTATCTGACCGGTTGCACCAATCCATTAATGCTGGGTTTTAGCATGCGTTATAACGGCGCCACGCTCAGTACCTATGGGAATCATGTTTACAATACCAACGTCAGCGGGATTGGGATTCGATTTTCATCGAACAATTATTTCGAAAACCCGAGCAATACCTTCTCATATAACGCACAAACCTCATACGTCGACTGGTATGGCGGAAAAATTGAACTGGTGGTGACCGGGCTGGTTTCATCTGGGGCACTCACGCCAGGCGTAATCGGTGTGGTAACCCTTCAGGGCAGCGACGCTATTTATCGCGATGGTCTGACAACGCAGTTAAGCAGCGGAACGATCAATGCCCTGGCATGCACAATTAATACGCCACAACTAACCTTCGCCATTGGAAATATACCCACCTCATCTTTTAACGCAGGCGTGGGAACGTCGCCGGCAGGGGCGCAAAATACGCAGAATCTCGGATTAAACTGCAGCACCGGAACCAATATTAACGTCACTTTAAGCGGTATTCAAAATCCGGATATCAGCAATACCAGCGTAATGGCCTTAACGGGTCAAGGTAATACCGGAACGGCAAAAGGAGTGGGCGTTCAACTCATCTATAACGGTACTCCACTGGCCATGAATAGCCGCCTGTTATTAAAACAGTCGACGGGTGGAGTCGAAACGCTCCCGTTAACGGCCCGTTATTATCAAACGCAGGGGACCGTTCAGTCGGGAACGGCCAACGCCTCGGCCACGCTTAATATAACCTACCAGTAG
- a CDS encoding type 1 fimbrial protein, with product MKISHKKTLLLALLSWKVFSADTVNIGVTGNIVASPCIFNGGNTNLDINLGNIQASNMVTPGSTSDPVAFNLLFTSCPLGTRSITVTFTGNSDPAAGADYYMNSGSATGVAVAMSDAATGSLKGTGSSITKAIAADSTATMPMQAWVKSASGGATPGSISAVVVMTMQYN from the coding sequence ATGAAAATATCGCACAAAAAAACGCTCCTGCTTGCCCTGTTGAGCTGGAAGGTGTTTTCAGCCGATACGGTCAATATTGGCGTAACGGGGAATATCGTTGCGTCACCCTGCATATTTAATGGCGGAAATACGAATCTGGATATTAATCTTGGCAATATTCAGGCATCAAATATGGTGACGCCGGGATCCACGTCTGACCCGGTTGCGTTCAATTTGCTCTTTACAAGTTGTCCGCTGGGAACCCGTAGCATCACGGTGACGTTCACAGGTAACTCGGATCCCGCAGCAGGGGCGGACTACTACATGAACAGCGGCTCGGCCACTGGCGTTGCCGTCGCTATGAGTGACGCCGCAACCGGCTCGCTTAAAGGGACTGGCTCCAGTATCACAAAGGCCATTGCGGCAGACAGCACTGCCACGATGCCTATGCAGGCCTGGGTAAAATCCGCTTCAGGCGGTGCAACGCCCGGAAGCATCAGTGCAGTTGTCGTTATGACCATGCAATATAATTAG
- a CDS encoding LuxR C-terminal-related transcriptional regulator — MLNILIKESDLLFQYGLQVFLADLFQRGFREEVQFSSHFTHDGVSVADIVVLSLCVGEVFTCIPELQSRKKGIVIGLVDDECREATTPSCFEDIILISRRASVLKIREIIYFAWYKTQSPGYRWNKNVCLDCHHKKLSPQQIRIMASFYKGLSVMEIAHELNISDKTVFSHKYMLMQKFDLRNDYELIVLLNRLAEKNSAPNFFRDYLTMDIKNYEVAASSAR, encoded by the coding sequence ATGCTGAACATTCTGATAAAAGAGTCTGATTTACTGTTTCAGTATGGCTTACAGGTCTTTCTCGCTGATTTATTTCAGCGAGGTTTCAGAGAAGAGGTCCAGTTTTCATCTCATTTTACCCATGACGGCGTAAGTGTCGCCGATATTGTGGTGCTCTCGCTGTGTGTCGGCGAGGTTTTCACCTGCATACCGGAGTTACAGTCGCGTAAAAAGGGGATCGTGATAGGCCTGGTGGATGACGAGTGTCGTGAAGCAACGACCCCGTCATGTTTTGAAGATATTATTTTAATTTCGCGAAGAGCGTCGGTTTTGAAGATCAGAGAGATAATCTATTTTGCCTGGTATAAAACGCAGTCGCCCGGCTATCGCTGGAATAAAAATGTCTGTCTTGACTGCCATCATAAAAAACTTTCTCCACAGCAGATCCGCATTATGGCGAGTTTTTATAAAGGACTGTCGGTCATGGAGATTGCGCACGAGTTGAATATCAGTGATAAGACGGTATTCAGCCATAAATATATGCTGATGCAAAAATTCGATCTGCGAAATGATTATGAATTAATCGTGTTGCTTAACAGACTGGCCGAGAAAAATAGCGCTCCCAATTTTTTTCGGGACTATCTAACCATGGATATCAAGAACTATGAGGTTGCCGCGTCGTCTGCCCGTTAA
- a CDS encoding capsule assembly Wzi family protein, with the protein MSTMLNTNGEYWDVTLQGNVDETQWVSDASHLNPNGSYAAVSVANQWLSFGEIPQWWGGRGRPQTLTAFRDGFSWPG; encoded by the coding sequence TTGAGTACGATGCTAAACACCAACGGTGAGTACTGGGATGTCACGCTTCAGGGGAACGTAGACGAAACACAGTGGGTTTCCGATGCCTCACATCTGAACCCGAACGGTAGCTATGCTGCGGTAAGCGTTGCGAATCAATGGTTGAGCTTTGGCGAGATCCCGCAGTGGTGGGGCGGAAGAGGACGCCCTCAGACGTTGACAGCGTTTCGTGATGGCTTTTCTTGGCCGGGATAA
- a CDS encoding capsule assembly Wzi family protein codes for MAFLGRDNTGSQKRDPGDQLGGIDLQIPPGEMPIALYGQVISRRSVSAGLAAGRFQVGDDAGLMVQFSMHSPP; via the coding sequence ATGGCTTTTCTTGGCCGGGATAATACGGGAAGCCAGAAACGCGACCCGGGCGACCAGTTGGGCGGCATCGATCTCCAGATCCCGCCAGGGGAGATGCCTATCGCCCTTTACGGGCAGGTCATATCACGGCGGTCTGTATCAGCAGGGCTGGCCGCTGGCAGATTCCAGGTAGGAGATGACGCGGGTCTGATGGTGCAGTTCTCTATGCATAGCCCTCCCTGA
- the fdhF gene encoding formate dehydrogenase subunit alpha — protein sequence MKKIASVCPYCGAGCKLNLVVENNRIIRAEAAEGVTNQGSLCLKGFYGWDFLNDTRLLTPRLTQPMIRYHKGEAFTPVTWEEAIRYTAHKLSSIKEQYGPRSIMTTGSSRGTGNETNYVMQKFARAVLNTNNVDCCARVCHGPSVAGLQETLGNGAMSNSISDIENSKCLLVFGYNCADSHPIVARRVLKARENGATIIVCDPRRIETARIADQHLQLKNGSNMALVNAFGYVLLEEELYDKNYVARFTEGLEAYRQTVKDYAPENVEHLTGIPARDVRQAMRTFAAAPSATVMWGMGVTQFGQAVDVVKGLSSLALLTGNLGRPAVGVGPVRGQNNVQGACDMGVLPNMFPGYQDVTDPAIRQKFADAWGIDVNKMDDRVGTRITEVPHLALEGKVKAYYIMGEDPLQTEADLGLVRSGFEALDFVVVQDIFMTKTAEVADVLLPATSWGEHGGVFTCADRGFQRFGKAIEASGNVKRDWEIISLLASEMGYPMHYESNQQIWDEMRELCPLFFGVTYEKMGEMGHVQWPCPTLDHPGTPYLYKGNQFDTASGKGQLFAAPWRAPAETPDADFPLVLCTVREVGHYSCRSMTGNCAALQSLADEPGRVQMNPADAAKLGITDGQLVWVRSRRGKVITRASISERINAGAVYMTYQWWIGACNELTQDNLDPISKTPETKYCAVQLEAIEDQRWAEDYATTAYQSMKTRLITALNV from the coding sequence ATGAAAAAGATCGCCAGCGTCTGCCCCTACTGCGGTGCAGGCTGTAAATTAAACCTTGTCGTTGAAAATAACCGTATTATCCGTGCCGAAGCGGCAGAGGGCGTCACAAACCAGGGCTCCCTGTGTCTGAAAGGCTTTTACGGCTGGGATTTCCTCAACGATACCCGTCTCCTCACCCCACGCCTGACCCAACCGATGATCCGCTACCACAAAGGAGAGGCATTTACTCCCGTCACCTGGGAAGAGGCAATCCGCTATACCGCCCACAAACTCAGCAGCATTAAAGAGCAGTACGGCCCACGGTCGATCATGACCACCGGCTCCTCACGTGGTACCGGGAATGAAACAAATTATGTGATGCAGAAATTTGCCCGTGCTGTGCTGAACACCAACAACGTTGACTGCTGTGCGCGCGTCTGTCACGGCCCTTCCGTTGCCGGCTTACAGGAAACGTTGGGCAATGGCGCAATGAGCAACTCGATCAGCGATATTGAAAACTCAAAATGCCTGCTGGTATTCGGCTATAACTGCGCGGACTCCCACCCTATCGTCGCCAGACGTGTGCTGAAGGCGCGTGAGAACGGCGCAACAATTATCGTCTGCGATCCGCGTCGCATTGAAACGGCGCGCATTGCCGACCAGCATCTGCAGCTGAAAAACGGCAGCAACATGGCGCTGGTGAACGCCTTTGGTTATGTGCTGCTGGAAGAAGAACTCTATGACAAAAACTACGTTGCGCGTTTTACAGAAGGGCTTGAGGCCTATCGTCAGACGGTAAAAGACTACGCACCAGAGAATGTCGAACATCTTACCGGCATTCCCGCCCGCGATGTTCGACAGGCGATGCGCACTTTTGCGGCGGCACCGTCAGCCACCGTGATGTGGGGCATGGGTGTAACGCAGTTTGGTCAGGCTGTCGATGTGGTCAAAGGACTTTCCAGCCTGGCGCTGCTGACCGGCAACCTTGGACGACCTGCCGTCGGCGTTGGCCCTGTACGCGGCCAAAATAATGTACAGGGCGCCTGCGATATGGGGGTTCTACCCAATATGTTCCCGGGTTACCAGGACGTCACGGACCCGGCAATCAGGCAGAAGTTCGCTGATGCGTGGGGGATTGACGTCAACAAAATGGACGATCGTGTCGGAACACGCATAACTGAAGTGCCACACCTGGCACTGGAAGGTAAGGTCAAAGCCTATTACATCATGGGGGAAGATCCGCTTCAGACCGAGGCCGATCTCGGCCTGGTTCGCAGCGGTTTTGAGGCCCTCGACTTTGTGGTAGTTCAGGACATCTTTATGACCAAAACAGCGGAAGTGGCGGATGTTCTTCTCCCCGCCACCTCCTGGGGCGAACACGGCGGCGTATTTACCTGTGCCGACCGGGGGTTCCAGCGTTTTGGCAAAGCCATCGAAGCCAGCGGCAACGTGAAGCGCGACTGGGAGATCATCAGCCTGCTCGCAAGCGAAATGGGCTACCCGATGCATTACGAGTCTAACCAGCAGATCTGGGACGAGATGCGCGAGCTGTGCCCGCTGTTCTTCGGCGTGACGTATGAAAAAATGGGTGAGATGGGTCATGTCCAGTGGCCGTGCCCGACGCTGGATCATCCGGGAACCCCGTACCTGTACAAAGGCAATCAGTTCGACACCGCATCCGGTAAAGGGCAGCTCTTTGCCGCCCCGTGGCGCGCGCCGGCGGAAACCCCGGATGCGGATTTCCCGCTGGTGCTCTGTACGGTACGCGAGGTGGGGCACTACTCCTGCCGCTCCATGACCGGGAACTGCGCCGCGCTGCAAAGCCTGGCCGACGAGCCTGGCCGCGTGCAAATGAACCCTGCCGATGCAGCTAAGCTGGGCATTACAGACGGGCAACTGGTCTGGGTGCGTTCGCGTCGTGGTAAAGTGATTACCCGCGCCAGCATTAGCGAGCGTATCAACGCCGGGGCGGTCTATATGACCTATCAGTGGTGGATTGGGGCCTGTAACGAACTGACGCAGGACAACCTCGATCCCATCTCCAAAACGCCGGAGACGAAATACTGCGCGGTGCAGTTGGAGGCGATTGAGGATCAGCGCTGGGCGGAGGACTATGCGACCACGGCCTATCAAAGCATGAAGACGCGGCTAATCACTGCCCTCAACGTCTGA
- a CDS encoding two-component-system connector protein AriR, whose protein sequence is MRQNIQLQPEYHSAFLDSALSEYFRHAGDRFAEESAVFSTAVRCVLASEGHLSNKAIILWLIQTLESTNDVVQADVIRKTLEIVVGYTMDDL, encoded by the coding sequence ATGAGACAAAATATTCAGCTTCAACCCGAATACCATTCTGCTTTTTTAGACAGTGCGCTGTCGGAATATTTCCGTCACGCAGGCGATCGTTTTGCTGAAGAGTCCGCTGTTTTTTCTACTGCAGTACGCTGTGTTCTGGCCTCCGAAGGGCATCTCTCCAACAAAGCGATCATCCTCTGGCTTATTCAGACGCTGGAATCGACCAACGACGTTGTCCAGGCGGATGTTATTCGCAAGACGCTGGAAATCGTCGTTGGCTACACCATGGACGACCTGTAA
- a CDS encoding two-component-system connector protein YcgZ, with translation MQQNGYVADSAAAIAQYFEKAALPTQQETLGQVVVEILSDGRNLNRKALCTKLLSRLERADGPEGEQHYHMLLGLLFER, from the coding sequence ATGCAACAGAACGGTTATGTCGCAGATTCGGCAGCAGCGATTGCACAGTACTTCGAAAAAGCCGCACTTCCTACTCAGCAGGAAACATTGGGTCAGGTCGTGGTTGAAATTCTTAGCGACGGGCGAAACCTCAATCGCAAAGCGCTCTGTACCAAACTGTTAAGCCGCCTCGAAAGAGCCGATGGCCCGGAAGGGGAACAACATTATCACATGCTGCTTGGTCTCCTCTTCGAGCGGTAA